The DNA region GATTAGGCCTGAATCAGGCCGGATATCCATCTTCGGCAAGGACCTGAATTTAGATTACCTGGAGATAATGCGCTCTATCGGCGGTCTGGTGGAAACCCCGGCCTTTTATCCCTATCTCTCGGCCCGGGATAACCTGTTAATACTCACCCGGCTGCGGATGATTTCGCCCGGTTCTCTGCGCTATTCTATCGTGGATGAACTGTTATCCGCCGTGGGCTTAAAGGACCGGGCCGATGACCGGATTCGCACCTATTCGCTGGGCATGAAACAGCGTCTGGGCGTGGCCGGCGCCTTATTGCCGGCCTTTATCCCCCAACGCATACCCAACCAGACCCCGCTGATTATCCTGGATGAGCCGACCAACGGCCTGGACCCCCAGGGCATTGCCGATATCCGTAACCTGATTAAGAAACTCAATAAGGAAAAACAAGTTACCTTCTTTATCTCCAGCCATCTCCTGTCTGAGATGGAACTGCTCTGCAACCGGGTGGGCATTGTCCGGCAGGGCAGGTTGATAATCTCCGAGGAACTGGCCAAGCTTCTCAAGGAGGAGGGCATAGAAATAACTGAACCCAAACGGCCCCTGGAAAAATACTTTATGGGCCTTATGTAATATAGCCACTAAGGCGCGAGGTTGTAACACACCCCGTCCCTTCGGGACACCCCTCTCAAGAGGGGATTTTCCCGAAAGTCCCCTCTAATAAGAGGGGATTTAGGGGTGTGTAGGTATTGATGCCTTTGTGGTGAAGGAATTTATGTTATCAAGAATCTGGTCCTTAACGAAGATAGAACTCTTCAAATTCTACCGCCAGAAGATATTCTTTATCTCACTGTT from Planctomycetota bacterium includes:
- a CDS encoding ATP-binding cassette domain-containing protein, encoding MSDIILKTENLSRHFGRFPAVENLSLDIYKGDIYGFLGLNGAGKTTTIRMLLRLIRPESGRISIFGKDLNLDYLEIMRSIGGLVETPAFYPYLSARDNLLILTRLRMISPGSLRYSIVDELLSAVGLKDRADDRIRTYSLGMKQRLGVAGALLPAFIPQRIPNQTPLIILDEPTNGLDPQGIADIRNLIKKLNKEKQVTFFISSHLLSEMELLCNRVGIVRQGRLIISEELAKLLKEEGIEITEPKRPLEKYFMGLM